AAAGAAAAGACTCCTGATAAATCCCTCCCGGGCCCCTAGGATTGAAAACTTCATAACGATACTGAGAGCGCGTGGAGACAGCGAGCATTTGCATTACGGAACACACGCACACGCGGGTGAACTGATGTAAACTCGCAGGATTTTACTCTCcagttggttatttttttttttttttgttaagccTGCCatgctctgcctctgtctctctcctctgtctctctgtccacccccccgtccccccccccccccacactggtTGCTGAGAAGGGAACAAGGATTGAGCTGGGAGGCGCTTAGTGCGAAGGCAGAGCACGGTTGTAGGAGTTGCATGTTCCAGAGAATTCATTACTCTCTAATTGTTCTGATTTTAGATCAGCAGAGCGTGCCGGGCGGTGGCGGTGGATGgagcaggaggagacagaggaggaggaggaggaggaggaggaggaggaattgagGGCGGACAAGGCCAGCGGAACGCGGCGGTTCATCCTCCAGAAAAGTCTAGGCGTTTTGTAAGGAATTCAGCAGCAGCCTGGAAAAACCGAATAGCCAAGCAGACAAGCAGTTGCTacctttctttttatgttttattgcttcttgtgtgtgtgtgcgcgcgcgcgcgtctaGACCCAGCTGGATTCTCTGGCCCGGGTTTAATTAGCTGCTGCACGGCGCGCGCTGCAGGTTCTGGGGGAAAAGTGGTGGGGTTCGAAGAAAAGGAGGctttgggtgggaggggggataTGCAATCCTGTTGGAAGTGCaactcttccccccccacccccgccaacgTCATGCTCTCCTCCCCGCACTGGCACCCCGCGCGCCCTTCTAGGAGCGTGCACAGCACCGAGGAGAACCCGGGAAACGTGTGGGGTTTGCAGAGGGGTGGGAAGCTTTGCCCAAGGCTAAACTGCAATTAGACAGCCACGGAAGCCTGGCCGAGAAGCTTCCCACCTGCTGCTGTCCCAGCTTGGCCCGAGGACTTCCTGCTCCCCAAACCCTGGCCCTGTGACTCCCCGAATGTGcttgggaggggtggagggggaggaagcAGCCGCAGGTTCCCGGGATTGGCAGCaccttccccgcctccccccccccccttccccgcctcgccgcgggagggagggggagggattagGCGCCCTGCGATTGGCTGGCTGCAAGCAGGAGGCGGAGCGGAGAGGGCCGGTATCGCACCGACCGCCTCAAAAGAGCCCAGGATAGCGCAGAGCGCACTGGAGCCCTGGCCAGCGCGCAGCCATCCGAAGCTTGGGTCTTTTCTTGGGAGTTCTCCATTGCTTCGACTCACTTATTTATACACACCACTGGATCTTACATGCTTCTGTATCCCTCCACTTCTACTCCATGTCCCCATGCCACTGTGCCAGCAACAGGTAAGGGGTGTGGGGGCGGTTTCTTCCTTCATTCGGTGTCTCTGGCCGTGCGTCTTGGAGAATAAACTCGGGCCAAGGTCTCTCGCCCTTACCCTGCCCCGCTGCTCCCAAGATGCCCAGCTGTCATGCTTCTGTCgcggcccccaccccctcacccccccacgcCCCTCCTCTCAAGCGTCCTAACTCATGCCTGGGTAGTTTGTGTGAGCCCTTGAACATCCTCGGAGCTAAAAATACTGAGACATGCTTGGAACAGTTGAGCAACAGACACAGATTTCTTGCAACGTCTGTTTGTGCTCATAACTTCCAATGTACCAGCTGTAGCGAGATACCGGATTTGCAGAGCAAGGGCGAGTCTAagtttgtttcttcctctttggagaaaagatagaagaaaacaaaaagacaaaggggaaaaaaatgactggggggtgggcagggaagtctggagGTATGATATGAGATCTCCGATCCagaatcccccccgcccccacccccccacaaaaGATCAAAACGTCTTCTGGATTCtgatatctatttattttattattttattttatctttttgggTGGTTGTTTCAAGTGGGGCCTTCCAGACTAAGCATCTTAAAGTTGCTTTGCTGGGGGGCAGAGAGCCCCAGTTTGTATTTTTGAGCCTGAAGATCACAAAACTTACCCATCATATGTCCCTCTGCCATAAGTACTTTGATATTCTTAATCATAATGGTATCAATGTCTTTTCTTGATTGCACTTTGGTTTTAGGGAAGCAAAGATCACTACAACTTGAGTCTGCAAAAAGATTGCATCAGAATGTGGATTCATCatgacaactgaaaaaaaattagagatagGGAATGGGTAGTTTAATGTTTAATGTCTGTCTGGGTAAATATATTAGCAGCAAAGCCATGATGAGGAGAATTCTGGGCATTTTCATAAACTTGGGATGTTGGGAAATAAGGTGTTgttggaaaaaaatctgttttggaCATGCAAAGAATGcctatttcctttttaattcgGTTTTTATCTTTACACTAATAATCAATAGGCTGTCAGATTTCTTTTCTAACCATTGTTTTGTGTCCGCTATGTAATACCATTACACTTGTTGGCTTCTTCCTGTTCCTTTCCGGgtcttttatttgtatttgtcaCGATCCACAAAAATCCTGATGCTTTAGAGGAAAGAGATATGTTACTTGGAGTATAATGGGAGGGGTGAGAGTTGAAGTCAAGGTCATCTAACTTGGCTTTCCACACCTTCCCTCATGTTTTGAtggcactttatttttttatgattttactATCCCTAAGAAATAGATGGTTTAtacctttgggattttttttaaaccatttatcTACATCCTTCAGACTCTTCATTTTAAGAATTTTTCTGGCTAATGGTAGAGTCCTTGTATGACTTTTGAGTAGCCTGAACTACTAGCCACATGACCTAGGCATCTCTACCATTTCGAGACCATTTTTGTGTGCATTATTATTTACCAAGTGTTTGCTTTTCAAGATCTGCAAATGCTGGGCACCGCAGCAGCATGCCTTGGCGAACATAGATGTTGAAGACAGAGCTCACATAGATAAAGGGgtgttctccctcctctccccactccccacccccttcttctcttcctttctgtttacTGAGCTACATAGAGGTTGCTCTGAGAGCAGTTGGGCTCACATAGCAACTTGTGCCCAGAGCTCACTTAGGCTGGTCTATATGGCGTCAGCTGGGGAATAGCTGCTCTAAACACTCATTAGCAGACCTCTCACAGCCCAGCGCATTTTCTTTTGCTATCTTCTATCCTTAGGCagaaactttgttctttgcctataATTATGAGACATAGTCATTCTCTTTTACCCCTCCTGATTACCTTTTAATTCTATTCTTTAAAATAGATTCTATTGGTACTATTTCCCACATACTACTGAAAGCAATTTGGTGTCCCTCATTTATACTATGTGATCTCTTTGACCTtgtatctcctctctctctgtctctctgtccctctcctttCATATCTACCTAAGATTGAAGCGCTGAactatttttttccattgcttATGCTTAATTTGGGCTCAGCCTATAAATAGTCTTAACATGAACAGCCCCACATGTAGCCTCTCAATTTCCCAGAAATACTTTCTACATCATTGGCtgtggcctgggcaaaaatgatCTTTGTATCCATTGAGTTTACAGCCAGCTCTTTATATATTGAGGCTGAAAGGGATTTTTATACATTGTTCACCAAAATCAACTATCAGCTCTCTGGCGCTTACAGCCATCAACTGATTTAGTATTCTTATGTTTCTCTATTTTGTTGTTTCTCAGTACATTGTTTCAAATAAAGTTACATAAaagccttatttatttttaaatacttagtttaaataacaaaacaaagcttTCCACAGATGCTCATGGATTGGTGATCTCCAATGAGAGAGGAGTGGGCAAGGACATTTTCTGCCTACCTAAAGCCACTGGGGCATGTGAGAAAGTCTACAGTAAAAGCAAATTTTGTAGTGGATTATTAAGACAGTTACCCTATTAGAATTTGGAAGGTTCTACACTTTTGTGATATAATTACCTCCACAAAGTCCAAATATATATCTCAtgagcatgcacacatatatactcatataatTAGATATCTGGAGGATCTATTTGAAGTTACAAACATTTCCATTTTGCctcaaacaataataacaacgaaaccacttatttttcctttccagaaaGAAATGGTAAATTTTCTAAATGGTGCTCCATTTAGGAAACAAATTTCTACCATTAGCAGTGGAAATGAGAGACAAGCAGAGTCCTTCTATATAGGCCTTTTCCAAGGCTCTAAATGGGGAAAGCTATTCATAGGAAGCTAGTATTGTGTGATTTGTGGAATTCAAGCAATCTCATCCTGATATCAGGATTTTTGGAAAGGGAGATTTGAGCCGTTCAATTTCATATGGTTGTTAGACTGTCATCTAAAAAGAGTGTAGAAGTATGCCAAAATAAATTGGAGGTGATATACTACTCATGTTCCCCCTTACAGTAATTCAGACACAGAAGGATTGATTATTTTGAATCATGTAAATGGCATTTCTTGGTGTCAGTTTATAATCAGGTAGTTTCAAGTCAGTTTGAATTCCAGGCTTCCATCCCTTTGTAAATGAAGATTCTTTTGTCCTTGCTTTATTGGAAAAGAACACCTGCATCGAGTGTCCCAtcactttctctgtcttttgtaAAATTGCCTGACAACTTCATGTGAGCCAAtaatcactgttttattttttttaaaagaaaccttTCCATATTTTAGATCTATAAGCTTGAGGCCTAAGAttcttttccccccattttgGTCCAAGTTCAAGTTTCATAGGGAAGCAGACAAAACATTGAAGCAGGTGGAAGGTAGGGAAGGCACAGTACCTTCTTTTTAGAAAGTAATTCAAAGGCACTTTCAAATCGGGGCATCATTTAGGTGTCAAAAGCTGCCAAAATGTAACACACATTGCAATTTTCACAGATGACTAATCTTAGGAAAAATGTGTTGGGGCACATTCTTGCATAATCGCTTGGATGTGGAAGGAGAAGTCAAAAGACTGGAACGAGGCATTTTCAAAGACAATGCACCTTGCCTCTTTACAAAAGGATGCATAAAACTGGGATAAATGCTTTGCTTCATTTGTCTTCAGTGGGCTTGACTGAAAAATGATTCTGGTGACTGCTTAATCTTTAGTGTGGtttggaggaggagaaagaaaaaaaagagggtgtCTTCCTTATCAGAGCTTCAACAAATTTCTGATGTTCCCCACATCTGGCTTGTTGTCTCCCTTCAAAACAGGACATATATTTGGTTGTTGCAAAAAAGTTGAGAATCACTTTTATATTTTACTGCTAGGCTGTATTCGTTATGAATGTACACTTGATAAAGAAAACACCTTTGGCTTTCTTTTAGGCTGTTGTTAGCCAAAGAATAATGTATCTTTATCAGAGCCAAGATGGAAAGTTAATGCTTGTAGGTAGTTCTTAACCTAGGGGAGAATGAGGcaattggaaaaagaaaatgaaaattgccATTTGTTCTTGTTAAGTAAAGGTGAATGCCTTCCCCATAGGAACCTACAGCAAACAGCAGTCCTGGAAGCGAAAGTGAGCTGGCTGGCATTTATGAGCTGCTTAGATTTTACAAAGTTGTCTCTGTCTGAAAGAACCCAGCATTGGACCTCCATGAAATGAGTTCCTGCCTTATCTCAATCAGCTAAAGACCTGGTCCTTCGGCACAAAGGTGCTTACTTCCTAGCCTGTCATTACACATGGCAATCCCATCTCTGGAGAATTTCAACGACTCTGATTGCTAAGCAACAGAATCGCTCTCTATCCCCCAGAGCAAACCTGTGTCTTAAGTCAGAATCACTCCCACTAACTGAGATGCTATCAGGCATACCTGCACAGTGGCTATTCCAGGTGTGCCTGTGCGAAGGACCCAACCCAAACCCAATCTAGAAATGTCCATCTGTTCCACTGATTCCCAAAGACTGCTCAGTTGGACCATTGGCACAAAATTGTCTGCACTTTCTGATGTCAGCCTTATCAGCAAGGGCTCGAATATTCTCCCATCATGCATTGCATTGCAATTAATATCACGGCTGCATTGATATGCAATGTTCTGTAGACATGTTCTAGTTCTGAGAGCTCCGTGACAAGCCTCGGAGTCAGAAAGGCTTTCTTCGGTTTAATGACTCCAGATCCTCGCTTTgcaggaaaggcaaaaaaataaaacaaaacagaaaggaagagagtaaGAGCTGCTAGGTCAACTTTGAGATGGAGATCAAATAGTCTAGAGAGGTGGCCGAAAGTAAGAGAGGGGCGAAGTGAAATTTGGGCTGAATGAATGTGACAGGTAACTTATCTTTGTTCAACAGTTTTAGAATCTTAAGCAACCACGGAGGGAAGGAAGCAGTTTAGGGAACAAAGAATGAAGGTGCCTGCAATCCAGCTGCAGGTTCTCTTTGTACACGATTCTATGTTTTTGTTGGGGATGTTGCCCAACTCTTTGAAGAAATGGCTTCTTTTGTAATGACTGCTCCATCTTCTCTCGCAGGACAAACGCTCTGGATGTCCGCTGAGTTCCGAAGGTAACTGCATGTCCGTGGCGAGGCCTTAGTGGAACCCCAAGGCTCCCGGAGacccccatctcccctccttttttttctgtgtgtgcctgtgtcctCACTGAACATTCAAAACTGTTTCTCCAAAGGGTCTTGCAAAAACTCAGACTGTTTCCCAAAGCAGAAGCGCTGGCGTCCACAGCAGAAGCAATGGGCAGTGTGCGCACCAACCGCTACAGCATCGTCTCTTCGGAAGAAGACGGCATGAAGTTGGCCACCATGGCCGTGGCCAATGGCTTTGGGAACGGGAAGAGCAAGGTGCACACGCGCCAGCAGTGCCGGAGCCGCTTTGTGAAGAAGGACGGCCACTGCAATGTGCAGTTCATCAACGTGGGCGAGAAGGGGCAGCGGTACCTGGCGGACATCTTCACCACGTGCGTGGACATTCGCTGGCGGTGGATGCTGGTGATCTTCTGCCTGGCCTTCGTGCTGTCCTGGCTCTTCTTTGGCTGTGTGTTTTGGTTGATAGCCCTGCTCCACGGGGATCTGGATGCATCCAAGGAGAGCAAAGCCTGCGTGTCGGAGGTCAACAGCTTCACGGCCGCCTTCCTCTTCTCCATCGAGACGCAGACCACCATCGGGTACGGCTTCAGGTGCGTCACGGACGAGTGCCCCATCGCCGTGTTCATGGTGGTGTTCCAGTCCATCGTGGGCTGCATCATCGACGCCTTTATCATCGGCGCCGTCATGGCGAagatggccaagcccaagaagaGGAACGAGACGCTGGTGTTCAGTAACAACGCCGTGATCGCCATGCGCGACGGCAAGCTGTGCTTGATGTGGCGGGTGGGCAACCTGCGCAAGAGCCACTTGGTGGAGGCCCACGTGCGGGCGCAGCTGCTCAAATCGCGAATCACATCCGAGGGGGAGTACATCCCGCTGGATCAGATCGACATCAACGTCGGCTTCGACAGCGGCATCGACCGCATCTTCCTGGTGTCGCCCATCACGATCGTGCACGAGATCGACGAGGACAGCCCTCTGTACGATCTCAGTAAGCAGGACATCGACAACGCGGACTTTGAGATCGTGGTGATCCTCGAAGGCATGGTGGAGGCCACGGCCATGACCACGCAGTGCCGGAGCTCCTACCTGGCCAACGAGATCCTCTGGGGCCACCGCTACGAGCCCGTGCTCTTCGAAGAGAAGCATTACTACAAAGTAGACTATTCCCGCTTCCA
This sequence is a window from Perognathus longimembris pacificus isolate PPM17 chromosome 17, ASM2315922v1, whole genome shotgun sequence. Protein-coding genes within it:
- the Kcnj2 gene encoding inward rectifier potassium channel 2, yielding MGSVRTNRYSIVSSEEDGMKLATMAVANGFGNGKSKVHTRQQCRSRFVKKDGHCNVQFINVGEKGQRYLADIFTTCVDIRWRWMLVIFCLAFVLSWLFFGCVFWLIALLHGDLDASKESKACVSEVNSFTAAFLFSIETQTTIGYGFRCVTDECPIAVFMVVFQSIVGCIIDAFIIGAVMAKMAKPKKRNETLVFSNNAVIAMRDGKLCLMWRVGNLRKSHLVEAHVRAQLLKSRITSEGEYIPLDQIDINVGFDSGIDRIFLVSPITIVHEIDEDSPLYDLSKQDIDNADFEIVVILEGMVEATAMTTQCRSSYLANEILWGHRYEPVLFEEKHYYKVDYSRFHKTYEVPNTPLCSARDLAEKKYILSNANSFCYENEVALTSKEEDDSENGAPESPSTDSPPDLDLHNQASVPLEPRPLRRESEI